The sequence TCGTGGTCGCTCCACTTCAGCGGGGCGACGTTGAGGAAGGCTTCGGCGGCTTCGGCGAGCTTCGGCAGTACCGGCTTGAGGAAGATCACCAATTGGCGGAACAGGTTGACGCCCAGGGCGCACACGGCCTGGACCTCGTCCTGCTTGCCTTCCTGCTTGGCCAGGGCCCACGGGGCCTTCTCGGCGATCCAGGCGTTGGCCTGGTCGGCCAGGGCCATGATCTCGCGCATGGCGCGACCGAAGTCGCGGCCTTCATAGGCGGCGGCGATGCTCGGGGCGGCGGTCTTGAAGGCTTCGCTCAGCTCCGGCGCCGGGTTGGCGTCGACCAGCACGCCGGCATTGCCCTTGTGGATGAAGCCGGCGCAACGGCTGGCGATGTTGACGACTTTGCCGACCAGGTCGGAGTTGACCTTCTGCACGAAGTCCTCGAGGTTCAGGTCGAGGTCGTCGACGCCGCGGCCGAGCTTGGAGGCGTAGTAGTAGCGCAGGTATTCCGGGTTCAGGTGGTCCAGGTAGGTGCGCGCCTTGACGAAGGTGCCGCGCGACTTGGACATCTTCTGCCCGTTGACGGTCAGGTAGCCGTGCACGTTCAGCGCGGTCGGCTTGCGGTAGCCGGCGCCTTCGAGCATGGCCGGCCAGAACAGCGCGTGGAAGTTGACGATGTCCTTGCCGATGAAGTGGTACAGCTCGGCCTTGGAGTCCTGCTTCCAGAACGCGTCGAAGTCCAGCTCCGGACGGCGCGCGCAGAGGTTCTTGAAGCTGGCCATGTAGCCGATGGGGGCGTCGAGCCAGACGTAGAAGTACTTGCCCGGGGCGTCGGGGATCTCGAAGCCGAAGTAGGGCGCGTCACGGCTGATGTCCCACTCCTGCAGGCCGGCGTCCAGCCACTCGGCGATCTTGTTGGCCACCGATTCCTGCAGGGCACCGCTGCGGGTCCACTGCTTGAGCATGGCGTCGAAGTCGGGGAGCTTGAAGAAGTAGTGCAGCGATTCCTTGAGCACCGGGGTGGCGCCGGAGATCGCCGATTTCGGGTCTTTCAGCTCGGTCGGCGAGTAGGTCGCGCCGCAGGACTCGCAGTTGTCGCCGTACTGGTCGGCGGTGCCGCACTTCGGGCAGGTGCCCTTGATGAAGCGGTCGGCCAGGAACATCTGCTTTTCCGGGTCGAAGTACTGGGTCACCGGACGGGTGGCGATGTGCCCGGCCTCGCGCAGCGCGGTGTAGATCGACGAGGACAGCTCGCGGTTCTCTTCCGAGTGGGTCGAGTGGTAGTTGTCGAAGTCCACCAGGAATTCGGCGAAGTCGGCCATGTGCTCGGCGCGCACGCCGTCGATCAGTTGTTCCGAGGTGATCCCTTCGCGCTCGGCGCGCAGCATGATGGCCGAGCCGTGGGCGTCGTCCGCGCAGACGTACACCGCCTGGTTGCCGCGCATCTTCTGGAAGCGCACCCAGATGTCGGTCTGGATGTATTCCAGCATGTGGCCCAGGTGGATGGAGCCGTTGGCGTAGGGCAGGGCGCTGGTGACGAGGATCTGGCGGTTTTCGGACATGGTGGTCAGGCCGTGGCGGTAAATCGAGGGAAGTCGGCAACTATATAGGCGCGGGACATTTTTTTCACCCGCGAAGGTCCCCGACGGCCTCCTCGCGGTTGTTCGCGAGCAAGCGCGCGCCTACAGCGTTAAGATGCCCGCCTATTGTGCTCAGTCTTTTTTCGGGAGAACCCATGAGCGTCGTCACCCGTGCCACGGTGGAAACCGTCCTCCGCCAGATCAACGATCCCCACACCGGCCAGAACCTGCTCGACGCCGGCTACCTGCGCGACCTCGATATCCAGGGCGGGCGCGTCGTCCTCTCTCTGGAGCTGGGCTATGCCTGCGGCCTGTTCAAGAACGGCCTGGCGCAGACCGTGCAGATGGCCCTGGAAGCCGCCGACGGCGTGGATTCTGCGCAGGTGAAGGTCGAGGTGAGCATCGCCGCGCACAAGGCCCAGGCCCAGGTGCCGGGCATGAGCAACGTCAAGAACATCATCGCCGTGGCTTCCGGCAAGGGCGGCGTGGGCAAGTCCACCACCGCCGCCAACCTGGCGCTGGCGCTGGCCCGCGAGGGCGCGAAGGTCGGCATCCTCGACGCCGACATCTACGGCCCCAGCCAGGGGATCATGTTCGGCATTGCCGAAGGCACCCGGCCAAAAGTGCGCGATCAGA is a genomic window of Pseudomonas knackmussii B13 containing:
- the metG gene encoding methionine--tRNA ligase, with the translated sequence MTTMSENRQILVTSALPYANGSIHLGHMLEYIQTDIWVRFQKMRGNQAVYVCADDAHGSAIMLRAEREGITSEQLIDGVRAEHMADFAEFLVDFDNYHSTHSEENRELSSSIYTALREAGHIATRPVTQYFDPEKQMFLADRFIKGTCPKCGTADQYGDNCESCGATYSPTELKDPKSAISGATPVLKESLHYFFKLPDFDAMLKQWTRSGALQESVANKIAEWLDAGLQEWDISRDAPYFGFEIPDAPGKYFYVWLDAPIGYMASFKNLCARRPELDFDAFWKQDSKAELYHFIGKDIVNFHALFWPAMLEGAGYRKPTALNVHGYLTVNGQKMSKSRGTFVKARTYLDHLNPEYLRYYYASKLGRGVDDLDLNLEDFVQKVNSDLVGKVVNIASRCAGFIHKGNAGVLVDANPAPELSEAFKTAAPSIAAAYEGRDFGRAMREIMALADQANAWIAEKAPWALAKQEGKQDEVQAVCALGVNLFRQLVIFLKPVLPKLAEAAEAFLNVAPLKWSDHEQLLANHQLNPFNPLMTRIEPAKIEAMIEASKEDLAAANQPKGNGELTKDPLAAEINFDAFAAVDLRIALIEKCEFVEGADKLLRLSLDIGDEKRNVFSGIKSAYPDPSKLEGRLTLYVANLAPRKMKFGISEGMVLAAGPGGEEIYLLSPDSGAKPGQRVK